One part of the Haemophilus parainfluenzae genome encodes these proteins:
- a CDS encoding putative transporter, which translates to MSETAITIGLLALVAIIGLWIGHFKVKGVGLGIGGVLFGGILVAHFTTQYDIKLDSHTLHFVQEFGLILFVYTIGIQVGPGFFASLRKSGLALNGLGILIVVLGALVTILIYKLADIPLDVVLGIYSGAVTNTPSLGAGQQILSELGMTQTTSTMGMAYAMAYPFGICGILLSMWLIRLFFKIKVDEEAANFEKESGHDKEALKSMSLKVTNTNLNGIHLIEIPSFDDEDVVCSRLKRGELVIVPKADTDVQLGDILHLVGNPEGLKKMHLIIGEEVDIPVASLSGEIRSERVVVTNEKVLGKQIRHLGIHQKYGVVISRLNRAGVELVPTAHTALQFGDVLHMVGKTDILNQAISVIGNAKQKLLQVQMLPVFIGIGLGVLLGSIPFYIPGFPVALKLGLAGGPLVVALILARIGSIGKLYWFMPPSANLALREIGIVLFLAVVGLKSGGSFVDTLTNGSGLEWMGYGIFITLIPLMIVGVIARLYAKLNYLSLCGLLAGSMTDPPALAFANELKEGNGAAALSYATVYPLTMFLRIVSPQLLAILLWV; encoded by the coding sequence ATGAGTGAAACGGCAATAACCATCGGTTTACTCGCCCTCGTAGCCATAATAGGTCTATGGATTGGGCACTTCAAAGTTAAGGGGGTCGGCCTAGGTATTGGCGGCGTATTATTTGGCGGTATTTTAGTGGCGCATTTTACAACACAATATGATATTAAGTTAGATAGCCACACATTACATTTTGTACAAGAATTCGGCTTAATTCTATTTGTTTATACGATTGGCATTCAAGTAGGCCCTGGCTTTTTTGCTTCTTTAAGGAAATCAGGATTAGCCTTAAATGGTCTAGGGATCTTAATCGTTGTACTCGGCGCATTAGTCACCATTCTAATTTATAAACTTGCCGATATTCCACTTGACGTGGTACTGGGTATTTACTCTGGTGCAGTCACCAATACGCCATCTCTCGGTGCAGGTCAACAAATCCTTTCTGAATTAGGTATGACGCAAACCACATCTACCATGGGGATGGCCTATGCAATGGCCTATCCTTTTGGAATTTGTGGTATTTTGCTTTCTATGTGGCTGATTCGTCTTTTCTTTAAAATTAAAGTGGATGAAGAAGCAGCAAATTTTGAAAAAGAAAGTGGTCACGATAAAGAAGCGCTTAAAAGCATGTCTCTGAAAGTCACCAATACTAATCTCAATGGTATCCATTTGATTGAGATCCCTAGTTTTGACGATGAAGATGTCGTTTGTTCTCGCTTAAAACGAGGTGAATTAGTCATTGTGCCAAAAGCGGATACCGATGTTCAACTTGGTGACATTTTGCATTTAGTTGGCAATCCTGAAGGCTTAAAAAAAATGCATCTTATTATTGGGGAGGAAGTCGATATCCCGGTAGCCAGCTTGAGTGGAGAGATTCGTTCTGAACGCGTTGTGGTTACCAATGAAAAAGTATTAGGTAAACAAATTCGCCATCTCGGCATCCATCAAAAATATGGTGTGGTGATTTCACGTTTAAATCGTGCGGGTGTAGAGTTGGTTCCGACTGCCCATACAGCCCTTCAATTCGGCGACGTATTACACATGGTGGGTAAAACCGACATTCTCAACCAAGCCATTTCAGTGATTGGGAACGCGAAACAGAAACTGTTACAAGTACAAATGTTACCCGTATTTATTGGGATTGGTTTAGGAGTGTTACTCGGCTCTATTCCTTTCTATATTCCAGGCTTTCCTGTGGCATTAAAATTAGGGCTAGCGGGAGGACCATTAGTTGTCGCATTAATTCTTGCTCGAATTGGCTCTATCGGTAAACTCTATTGGTTTATGCCACCAAGTGCAAACTTGGCATTGCGCGAAATTGGTATAGTGCTCTTTCTCGCTGTAGTCGGCTTAAAATCTGGCGGTAGTTTTGTGGATACACTCACCAATGGTTCAGGCCTTGAATGGATGGGATATGGTATTTTCATCACACTTATTCCATTAATGATTGTAGGTGTTATTGCTCGTTTATATGCCAAATTAAATTACCTTTCACTTTGTGGTTTATTGGCGGGTTCGATGACAGATCCTCCAGCGCTCGCTTTCGCCAACGAACTTAAAGAGGGAAATGGTGCAGCAGCACTCTCCTATGCGACAGTTTATCCTCTCACTATGTTCTTAAGGATCGTTTCACCACAATTGTTAGCGATTCTTTTATGGGTTTGA
- a CDS encoding septal ring lytic transglycosylase RlpA family protein encodes MIISSSLSAFADTKKMYGIQGDSLSIATTIQTPQSYQVNGKTYTTQGDEAKSYSKEGMASYYHHKFNGQKTANGEHYDSTRYTAAHKTLPLNSYAVVTNLHNNRKVIVRINDRGPFSEKRIIDLSHSAAKELGLIARGTGQVRIEALHVNHKGQISGVGAKTLAKHAKTKEAIRRLVSNKHKKEKKSQLKHHKECKNCLKTKTTYSIAQKTSKKHEHKARIKR; translated from the coding sequence ATGATCATTAGCTCAAGCCTCTCAGCTTTTGCCGATACTAAAAAAATGTATGGTATCCAAGGCGATTCATTATCAATTGCCACAACCATTCAAACACCCCAAAGCTACCAAGTGAATGGTAAAACCTACACCACACAAGGTGATGAAGCAAAATCTTACTCCAAAGAAGGAATGGCAAGTTACTATCATCATAAATTTAATGGACAGAAAACAGCGAATGGTGAACACTATGATTCGACACGTTATACTGCTGCCCATAAAACCTTACCATTAAATTCATATGCAGTTGTCACAAACTTGCATAACAATCGTAAAGTGATTGTACGAATTAATGATCGTGGTCCGTTTAGTGAGAAACGTATCATTGACTTATCTCATTCGGCTGCGAAAGAATTAGGTCTTATTGCTCGTGGTACAGGGCAAGTAAGAATTGAAGCATTACATGTGAATCATAAAGGTCAAATTTCAGGTGTTGGGGCAAAAACACTTGCTAAACATGCGAAAACAAAAGAAGCAATTCGTCGCTTGGTATCAAATAAACATAAAAAGGAAAAAAAATCACAACTCAAACATCACAAAGAATGTAAAAATTGTCTTAAAACTAAAACGACTTATTCTATCGCACAAAAAACAAGCAAAAAACACGAACATAAAGCTCGTATTAAACGATAA
- a CDS encoding serine hydrolase: protein MLKQSTKLKKLSLLTAFMATSTFATAEDIQYGIAIPEINAQTYILMDYNSGAILSSLNPDQRQYPASLTKMMTSYVIGEALKQGKIHNEDMVTIGESAWGRNFPDSSKMFLNLNQQVSVGDLNKGIIIVSGNDACVAVAEHISGTVANFVDTMNKYVQQFGLKNTHFTTPHGLDDPNQYSTARDMAIIGAHIIRDLPEEYKIYSEKEFTFNKIKQPNRNGLLWDKSLNVDGMKTGHTSQAGYNLVASATNASNMRLISVVMGVPTYKGREVESKKLLQWGFANFETLKTYKANEEISTQSVYYGDKGEVKVGVLQDGFITVPKGKQADLKARYELDNKYLQAPLAKGQVVGKIVYQLDGKDVATVSLQALEDVQEGSFLGKGWDWLVLTVKGLFD, encoded by the coding sequence ATGTTAAAACAATCTACTAAATTGAAAAAACTCTCCCTACTTACTGCATTCATGGCAACTTCAACATTTGCAACAGCTGAAGATATTCAATACGGTATTGCTATACCCGAAATAAATGCCCAAACCTATATTTTAATGGATTATAATTCTGGAGCCATATTATCATCACTGAATCCAGATCAACGTCAATATCCAGCCTCATTAACCAAAATGATGACTAGCTATGTGATTGGCGAAGCTTTAAAGCAAGGTAAAATTCATAATGAAGATATGGTCACTATTGGCGAAAGTGCTTGGGGTAGAAACTTCCCTGATTCTTCAAAAATGTTCTTAAATTTAAATCAACAAGTATCCGTCGGTGATTTAAACAAAGGAATTATCATTGTTTCAGGTAATGATGCTTGTGTAGCGGTGGCAGAACATATTTCTGGTACCGTTGCGAACTTCGTTGATACCATGAATAAATATGTGCAACAATTTGGCTTAAAAAATACCCATTTCACTACACCACACGGTTTAGATGATCCAAACCAATATTCAACTGCTCGTGATATGGCGATTATTGGTGCACATATTATCCGCGATTTACCTGAAGAATATAAAATCTATTCAGAAAAAGAATTTACTTTCAATAAAATTAAACAGCCTAACCGTAATGGTTTATTATGGGATAAAAGTCTTAATGTAGATGGCATGAAAACGGGCCACACAAGCCAAGCTGGTTATAATCTCGTTGCCTCTGCAACAAACGCAAGCAATATGCGTTTGATTTCTGTTGTCATGGGCGTGCCAACCTATAAAGGTCGTGAAGTGGAAAGTAAAAAACTCTTACAATGGGGTTTTGCTAACTTTGAAACCTTAAAAACCTACAAGGCCAATGAAGAAATTTCAACACAATCGGTTTACTACGGTGATAAAGGTGAGGTAAAAGTTGGTGTATTACAAGATGGATTTATTACCGTACCCAAAGGCAAACAAGCTGACTTAAAAGCACGTTACGAATTAGATAATAAATACTTACAAGCTCCTTTAGCAAAAGGCCAAGTGGTGGGTAAAATCGTTTATCAATTAGATGGTAAAGATGTCGCAACCGTCAGTCTTCAAGCATTAGAAGATGTGCAAGAAGGCAGCTTCTTAGGAAAAGGTTGGGACTGGTTGGTACTAACGGTTAAAGGATTATTCGACTAA
- a CDS encoding rod shape-determining protein, with protein sequence MLFKKIRGLFSNDLSIDLGTANTLIYVKGQGIVLDEPSVVAIRQDRMGAYKSIAAVGKEAKQMLGRTPKSIVAIRPMKDGVIADFSVTEKMLQYFIKQVHTGNFMRPSPRVLVCVPAGATQVERRAIKESALGAGAREVYLIEEPMAAAIGANLPVSTAIGSMVIDIGGGTTEVAVISLNGIVYSSSVRIGGDRFDEAIISYVRRTFGSVIGEPTAERIKHEIGTAYIQEGDEILEMEVHGHNLAEGAPRSFKLTSRDVQEALQQPLNGIVAAVRTALEECQPEHAADIFERGMVLTGGGALLSNIDVLLSQECGVPVIIAEEPLTCVARGGGEAIEMINMHGGDIFSDEI encoded by the coding sequence ATGTTATTTAAAAAAATTCGTGGTTTATTTTCAAACGATCTTTCTATCGATTTAGGTACAGCAAATACATTAATTTATGTAAAAGGCCAAGGTATTGTGCTTGATGAACCTTCAGTAGTGGCGATCCGTCAAGATCGTATGGGGGCATACAAAAGTATTGCTGCAGTAGGTAAAGAAGCAAAACAAATGCTGGGTCGTACACCAAAAAGTATCGTGGCTATTCGTCCGATGAAAGATGGTGTGATTGCTGATTTCTCTGTTACTGAAAAAATGTTGCAATACTTTATTAAACAAGTTCATACAGGCAATTTTATGCGTCCTAGTCCACGTGTGCTCGTTTGTGTACCGGCTGGTGCAACTCAAGTTGAACGTCGTGCAATCAAAGAATCCGCATTGGGTGCTGGTGCTCGAGAAGTCTATTTAATTGAAGAACCTATGGCTGCAGCGATTGGTGCAAACTTACCCGTATCAACAGCGATTGGTTCAATGGTGATTGATATTGGTGGTGGGACTACTGAAGTGGCCGTGATTTCCTTAAATGGTATTGTTTATTCATCTTCAGTCCGTATCGGTGGAGATCGTTTTGATGAAGCGATCATTTCTTATGTCCGTCGCACTTTTGGTTCTGTTATCGGCGAACCAACAGCTGAACGTATTAAACATGAAATTGGTACAGCATATATTCAAGAAGGTGATGAAATTTTAGAAATGGAAGTGCACGGACATAATCTTGCTGAAGGTGCACCTCGCTCATTCAAATTAACCTCTCGTGATGTGCAAGAAGCGCTTCAACAACCATTAAATGGGATTGTTGCGGCAGTACGTACTGCACTTGAAGAATGCCAACCAGAACACGCAGCAGATATTTTTGAACGCGGTATGGTGTTAACAGGTGGTGGAGCCTTATTAAGTAATATTGATGTATTGCTTTCACAAGAATGTGGCGTACCAGTAATTATCGCTGAAGAACCATTGACTTGTGTGGCCCGAGGTGGTGGTGAAGCAATTGAAATGATTAATATGCATGGTGGTGATATTTTTAGCGACGAAATTTAA
- the ybeD gene encoding DUF493 family protein YbeD, whose protein sequence is MANENDYEKLKELMEFPAAMTFKVAGVNRENLAQDLIAVVQKYLPGDYIPKEKRSSKGTYNSVSIDIVAQNFEQVETLYKELAKVEGVKMVI, encoded by the coding sequence ATGGCAAACGAAAATGATTATGAAAAACTGAAAGAATTAATGGAATTCCCCGCAGCCATGACATTTAAAGTGGCTGGCGTTAACCGTGAAAATTTGGCGCAAGACTTAATCGCCGTGGTACAAAAATACTTACCGGGTGATTATATTCCAAAAGAAAAACGCAGCAGTAAGGGCACTTATAATTCTGTTTCAATTGATATTGTGGCACAAAACTTTGAGCAAGTAGAAACGCTTTACAAAGAGCTTGCTAAAGTTGAAGGTGTAAAAATGGTTATCTAA
- a CDS encoding ABC transporter ATP-binding protein/permease → MDYAQEAINSLLWIVKTLAMTAVVFSFGIFLLVRFTHWGKQFWQFAGGYLSPRRSIKPLLFFLLIVAMTLVSVRISLVHSEWYNNMYTSLQEFNESVFWDQMVLFCVIATSSVMTALLSYYLEQRFSINWIEWLNSQLVDKWMDKRAYYKTQYVSANLDNPDQRIQQDVQSYVRTSLSLSTGVIDAVTSMISYTILLWGLAGPMMVFGTEIPRMMVFLVFAYVIITTAIAFRLGRPLIMLNFINERLNANYRYSLIRIKEYAESVAFYAGEKVESSQLYKQFGSVINNMWDIVYRTLKFSGFNLVVSQVSVVFPLLIQVGRYFGKQIKLGDLMQTLQVFGKLHSNLSFFRNSYDGFAGYKATLDRLTGFNYAIDMANRQSTSNLHQHETDVIFKNLTISNPFGKTLIENLNLTLPQGSTVLIQGNSGVGKTTLLRTVAGLWAYSEGDVYCPIHQLFLSQKPYLPQGSLLTALAYPNEEKAFNRDEMIEILKQVSLGHLQDRLDREQDWTRILSLGEQQRLAFARLLLHKPTVAFLDEATASMDEGLEDTMYRLLKERLPNTTIISVGHRSTLQAFHQQQLVILDNSKWQFTSQDLK, encoded by the coding sequence ATGGATTACGCTCAAGAGGCCATTAATTCGCTTTTATGGATAGTAAAAACACTAGCGATGACGGCTGTTGTGTTTAGCTTTGGTATTTTCTTATTAGTCCGTTTTACCCACTGGGGTAAACAATTTTGGCAATTTGCGGGTGGGTATCTTTCACCTCGTCGAAGTATTAAACCTTTGCTATTTTTCTTGTTAATTGTGGCGATGACATTGGTCAGTGTGCGTATTAGCTTGGTCCATTCCGAGTGGTATAACAATATGTACACCTCCTTACAGGAATTTAATGAATCGGTATTTTGGGATCAAATGGTGCTGTTCTGTGTGATTGCGACAAGCTCTGTCATGACGGCATTGCTTAGTTATTATTTAGAACAACGTTTTTCTATTAATTGGATTGAATGGTTGAATAGTCAGTTGGTGGATAAATGGATGGATAAGCGAGCGTACTATAAAACCCAGTATGTTTCCGCTAACTTAGATAACCCTGATCAACGTATTCAACAAGATGTGCAATCTTATGTGAGAACCTCGCTTTCCTTAAGCACTGGTGTGATTGATGCTGTTACCTCGATGATTTCTTACACGATCTTATTGTGGGGATTAGCGGGACCAATGATGGTATTTGGTACTGAAATTCCACGCATGATGGTGTTTTTGGTGTTTGCTTATGTGATTATCACTACTGCGATTGCATTCCGTTTAGGTCGACCGTTAATTATGTTGAATTTCATCAATGAACGCTTAAACGCTAACTATCGTTATTCTTTAATTCGTATCAAAGAATATGCAGAAAGTGTGGCATTTTATGCGGGTGAGAAAGTCGAGAGTAGCCAACTTTATAAACAATTCGGTTCGGTGATCAATAACATGTGGGATATTGTTTATCGAACCTTAAAATTCTCTGGTTTTAACCTAGTGGTTAGCCAAGTTTCGGTTGTGTTCCCTTTGCTCATCCAAGTGGGACGTTATTTCGGGAAGCAAATTAAACTTGGCGATCTTATGCAAACGCTACAAGTATTTGGCAAGTTGCATTCAAATCTTTCGTTCTTCCGTAATTCTTATGATGGTTTTGCCGGATACAAAGCCACATTAGATCGTTTAACGGGCTTTAATTATGCGATTGATATGGCGAATCGTCAATCTACGTCGAATTTACACCAACATGAAACTGATGTGATCTTTAAGAATTTAACCATTAGTAATCCATTTGGAAAAACCTTAATTGAAAATTTAAATTTGACACTGCCACAAGGTTCAACGGTATTAATTCAAGGTAATTCGGGCGTGGGTAAAACCACGTTGTTGAGAACGGTGGCAGGGCTTTGGGCATATTCTGAAGGGGATGTATATTGTCCAATCCATCAGCTTTTCTTATCGCAAAAACCTTATTTACCACAAGGCAGTTTATTGACTGCATTGGCTTATCCGAATGAAGAAAAGGCCTTTAATCGTGATGAGATGATTGAGATATTAAAACAAGTGTCTTTAGGGCATTTACAAGATCGTTTAGATCGCGAGCAAGATTGGACACGTATTCTTTCGCTTGGAGAGCAACAACGTTTAGCGTTTGCTCGTTTGTTATTGCATAAACCGACAGTGGCGTTCCTAGATGAAGCGACTGCAAGTATGGATGAGGGCCTAGAAGATACGATGTATCGTCTATTAAAAGAACGTTTACCTAATACAACGATTATCAGTGTGGGACATCGTTCAACCTTACAAGCTTTCCATCAGCAACAGTTAGTTATTTTAGATAATAGTAAGTGGCAATTCACTAGCCAAGATCTTAAATAG
- the rsfS gene encoding ribosome silencing factor, with amino-acid sequence MSLVEFVIDKLDDLKGMEIVHFDVKGKSSITENMIICTGTSSRQVSAMADNLIAECKKAGYETFGEEGRNTADWIVVDLGQTIVHIMQRDAREMYQLEKLWA; translated from the coding sequence ATGTCATTAGTTGAATTTGTAATTGATAAACTCGATGATTTGAAAGGCATGGAAATCGTGCATTTTGATGTAAAAGGCAAATCATCGATTACTGAAAATATGATTATTTGTACCGGCACATCTAGCCGTCAAGTCTCTGCTATGGCCGATAACCTTATTGCGGAATGTAAAAAAGCCGGTTACGAAACCTTTGGTGAAGAAGGGCGCAATACGGCTGATTGGATCGTGGTCGATCTCGGTCAAACTATCGTACATATTATGCAACGTGATGCGCGTGAGATGTATCAGTTAGAAAAACTTTGGGCATAA
- the rlmH gene encoding 23S rRNA (pseudouridine(1915)-N(3))-methyltransferase RlmH, producing MKITLIAVGTKMPAWVITGFEEYQRRFPKDMPFELIEIPAGKRGKNADIKRILEQEGKAMLAACGKGKVVTLDIPGKPWTTPQLAEQLESWKNDGRDVCLLIGGPEGLSSECKAAAEQSWSLSPLTMPHPLVRVVVAESLYRAWSLTTNHPYHRE from the coding sequence ATGAAAATCACATTAATCGCTGTGGGCACAAAAATGCCAGCTTGGGTGATAACTGGATTCGAAGAATACCAACGTCGTTTTCCTAAAGATATGCCTTTTGAACTCATTGAAATTCCAGCAGGCAAGCGTGGAAAAAATGCGGATATTAAACGCATCTTAGAACAAGAAGGTAAAGCGATGCTTGCCGCTTGCGGAAAAGGCAAAGTGGTGACATTAGATATTCCAGGCAAACCTTGGACAACGCCACAACTTGCTGAACAATTAGAGAGTTGGAAAAACGATGGTCGTGATGTGTGCTTGCTTATTGGCGGACCTGAAGGCTTATCTTCTGAATGCAAAGCTGCGGCAGAACAAAGCTGGTCACTTTCTCCGCTCACCATGCCACATCCACTAGTGCGTGTTGTGGTGGCTGAAAGCTTATACCGCGCTTGGTCGCTAACCACAAATCATCCTTATCACAGAGAATAA
- the mrdA gene encoding penicillin-binding protein 2 encodes MNLKKFFAAPSHDTIRDKKAERNLFARRTLVAFVGILALSSVLFANIYHLQVISYETYQTRSNGNRIKLLPLPPTRGLIYDRYGELLAENLTFFGLYIVPEKTENLDRTFEELRYVVGLTDEDIDHFKKERRRGTRYTPILLKQNLTEEQIARFAVNQYKYPSLDIRPYFKRNYLYGEAMTHILGYVGRINDRDVERLKKEEKFANYSGSTDMGKLGIERYYEEQLHGSTGFEEVEINNRGKVIRKLREQPATAGKSIHLTIDLALQRYIMTLLSGQKGAVVVLDPKDNSVLAMVSTPSYDNNLFVDGISSNDYKRLLDDPARPLYSRATQGVYPPASTVKPFVAVAALTEGVITTNTTIFDPGYWTLPNSTKRFRDWKKSGHGYTDLNKAITESSDTFFYQTAFNLGIDRFSMWMKRFGFGMPTGIEIQEEASANMPSKEWKQKRYKKPWVQGDTISVGIGQGYWTATPLQVAKATSIVVNNGKIHTPHLMKSVEGATIEPYQDPLLYEDITDPKQAYWDAAKRGMFNMVNSGAGTGRKAFIGTNYHVAGKSGTAQVFSLKENQKYNAAGLKKELHDHAWFTAYAPYEDPKLVVTIILENAGGGSSNAAPIVRQIMDFYLNKRLPQIERQENAEKEKKTTQTNLDALALDP; translated from the coding sequence ATGAATTTAAAGAAATTCTTTGCTGCCCCAAGCCATGATACCATCCGTGATAAAAAAGCCGAACGGAATTTATTTGCACGTCGCACATTGGTTGCATTCGTTGGTATTTTAGCGCTAAGCAGTGTGTTATTTGCCAACATTTACCATCTTCAGGTGATAAGTTACGAAACATATCAAACTCGCTCTAACGGCAATCGCATTAAATTACTTCCATTGCCGCCTACTCGCGGATTAATTTATGATCGTTATGGTGAACTACTAGCGGAAAATCTCACCTTTTTCGGCTTATATATCGTGCCAGAAAAAACGGAGAATTTAGACCGCACTTTTGAAGAGTTGCGCTATGTTGTAGGGCTCACAGACGAAGACATTGATCATTTCAAAAAAGAGCGCCGCCGCGGTACTCGCTATACACCTATTTTACTCAAACAAAACTTAACAGAAGAACAAATTGCTCGTTTTGCTGTGAATCAATATAAATATCCAAGCCTTGATATTCGTCCTTATTTCAAACGAAATTACCTGTACGGCGAAGCGATGACTCATATTTTAGGCTATGTTGGACGCATCAATGACCGAGATGTTGAACGCCTGAAAAAAGAAGAAAAATTCGCCAATTACTCAGGCTCGACAGATATGGGAAAACTGGGTATTGAACGTTATTACGAAGAGCAACTCCATGGCTCGACGGGTTTTGAAGAGGTTGAAATTAATAACCGTGGCAAAGTTATTCGTAAATTGCGAGAACAACCAGCTACTGCGGGTAAAAGTATTCATCTGACTATCGATTTAGCTCTACAACGCTATATTATGACATTACTGTCAGGGCAAAAAGGCGCGGTTGTCGTACTGGATCCTAAAGATAACAGTGTACTCGCGATGGTTTCTACACCAAGTTACGACAATAATTTATTTGTAGATGGCATATCCTCTAACGATTACAAGCGTTTATTAGATGACCCAGCTCGCCCACTTTACAGTCGTGCAACGCAAGGCGTTTACCCCCCAGCCTCCACAGTAAAACCATTTGTTGCTGTTGCTGCACTCACAGAAGGCGTAATCACAACCAATACCACTATCTTTGATCCAGGTTATTGGACATTACCCAATTCAACAAAACGTTTTCGAGATTGGAAAAAATCAGGACACGGTTATACCGACTTAAATAAAGCGATTACTGAATCATCAGATACTTTCTTCTATCAAACCGCCTTTAACTTAGGTATTGATCGTTTTTCTATGTGGATGAAACGTTTTGGTTTTGGTATGCCGACAGGTATTGAAATCCAAGAAGAAGCCTCAGCCAACATGCCGAGTAAAGAATGGAAACAAAAACGCTATAAAAAACCTTGGGTGCAGGGCGATACAATCTCAGTGGGGATTGGGCAAGGTTACTGGACGGCTACGCCATTACAAGTGGCAAAAGCAACCTCTATTGTGGTCAATAACGGCAAAATTCATACACCACATTTAATGAAATCCGTTGAAGGCGCCACCATTGAGCCCTATCAAGATCCACTTTTATATGAAGATATTACCGATCCGAAACAAGCTTATTGGGATGCGGCTAAGCGTGGTATGTTCAATATGGTGAATTCAGGTGCAGGGACGGGGCGAAAAGCCTTTATCGGCACCAACTACCATGTAGCCGGAAAATCTGGTACGGCACAGGTTTTCAGTTTAAAAGAAAACCAAAAATATAATGCTGCAGGGTTAAAAAAGGAATTGCATGACCATGCTTGGTTCACCGCTTATGCACCCTACGAAGATCCAAAATTGGTTGTTACGATTATTTTAGAAAATGCCGGTGGCGGCTCAAGTAATGCAGCGCCAATTGTGCGTCAAATTATGGATTTCTACTTGAATAAACGCTTGCCACAAATTGAACGTCAAGAAAATGCTGAAAAAGAGAAAAAGACGACCCAAACTAATTTAGATGCGCTAGCACTAGACCCCTAA
- the rodA gene encoding rod shape-determining protein RodA: MEEKVPLCLRLWQRLHIDFLLFIGLVAITAYGMLVLYSASGASEVMFQNRIIQVILGFTVMIIMAQLPPEFYQRLAPYLYLMGFIMLILVDAIGTTSKGAQRWLDLGFIRFQPSEIVKLAVPLMVAVYLGNRPLPPKMSETFIAIAIIIIPTLLVAIQPDLGTSILISASGLFVVFLAGMSWWLIISAILGLAAFIPIMWMYLMHDYQRMRVLTLLDPEKDPLGAGYHILQSKIAIGSGGISGKGWMQGTQSQLEFLPEPHTDFIFAVMSEEHGMIGFLILMAIYLFIIIRGLMIAVNAETSFGRILAGATTLIFFVYIFVNIGMVSGILPVVGVPLPLFSYGGTSYVAIMASFGLVMSIHTHKPRFMKGN, from the coding sequence ATGGAAGAAAAAGTACCTTTATGCTTGCGATTATGGCAACGTTTACATATTGATTTCTTATTATTTATTGGGCTCGTTGCTATTACGGCTTACGGTATGCTTGTGCTTTATAGTGCATCAGGTGCCAGCGAAGTGATGTTTCAAAATCGCATTATTCAAGTCATATTAGGCTTTACTGTCATGATCATTATGGCACAGCTGCCCCCAGAATTTTATCAACGTCTGGCACCTTATTTATATTTGATGGGTTTTATTATGCTAATTTTGGTTGATGCTATCGGGACCACAAGTAAAGGCGCTCAACGTTGGTTAGATCTCGGATTTATTCGCTTTCAGCCTTCTGAAATTGTAAAGCTCGCAGTACCATTAATGGTTGCCGTCTATTTAGGTAACCGTCCATTACCCCCTAAAATGAGCGAGACTTTCATCGCTATCGCAATAATTATCATACCTACCTTACTTGTAGCCATTCAACCGGACCTAGGTACATCAATTCTCATTAGTGCATCAGGCTTATTCGTGGTGTTTTTAGCCGGGATGAGTTGGTGGCTTATTATTTCTGCTATACTTGGTTTAGCAGCCTTTATTCCTATCATGTGGATGTATTTAATGCATGACTACCAACGTATGCGTGTATTGACTTTACTTGATCCAGAAAAAGATCCGCTTGGAGCAGGTTACCACATTTTGCAATCTAAAATTGCCATCGGTTCAGGCGGTATATCTGGAAAGGGATGGATGCAAGGAACACAATCCCAATTAGAATTTTTGCCTGAACCGCACACTGATTTTATTTTTGCCGTAATGAGTGAAGAGCATGGAATGATTGGTTTCCTTATTTTGATGGCAATTTATTTATTTATTATTATCCGTGGATTAATGATTGCAGTTAATGCAGAAACTTCTTTCGGGCGTATTCTTGCTGGAGCAACCACACTGATTTTCTTTGTTTATATCTTTGTAAATATTGGCATGGTAAGCGGCATTTTACCTGTTGTAGGAGTGCCTTTACCACTCTTTAGCTACGGCGGAACTTCATATGTCGCTATCATGGCAAGCTTCGGTTTGGTGATGTCTATCCATACGCACAAACCTCGTTTTATGAAAGGGAACTAA